A window of Tautonia plasticadhaerens contains these coding sequences:
- a CDS encoding ComEA family DNA-binding protein, whose amino-acid sequence MAFQFGDRPCSEVRTRVVGVLTQSFGGSTTIRDVSQAVYDQHYRSDGAYDPNASQERVRGCADPGSYEVHPINPGRRSSRDRIAAVSGRGAILTRSAPSAPAMDRGLEFPATVDGGAPLPLTPGEPIDLLAEGGQVAPDEPAPSPPTSPNTTRKIDLNTASKEELMSLPGIGPELSDRIVEARDFASVDDVSRVKGIGPKTIEDLRPLVEARGG is encoded by the coding sequence ATGGCATTTCAATTCGGTGACCGCCCGTGTTCCGAGGTTAGGACGAGGGTTGTTGGTGTGTTGACGCAATCGTTTGGAGGGTCGACGACGATCAGGGATGTGTCTCAGGCTGTCTATGATCAGCACTACAGGAGCGATGGGGCCTACGACCCAAACGCCTCCCAGGAGCGTGTGCGTGGTTGCGCCGATCCGGGATCCTACGAAGTCCACCCGATCAACCCGGGGAGGCGTTCGAGCCGTGACCGCATCGCGGCGGTCTCGGGTCGCGGTGCCATACTGACCCGGTCGGCGCCCTCGGCCCCCGCGATGGATCGAGGCCTGGAGTTCCCCGCCACTGTCGATGGCGGGGCCCCCCTGCCCCTGACTCCAGGAGAGCCGATCGATCTTCTCGCCGAGGGCGGCCAGGTCGCCCCGGATGAGCCGGCACCGAGCCCTCCGACATCGCCGAATACGACGCGCAAGATCGACCTGAATACCGCCTCGAAGGAGGAACTGATGAGCCTCCCCGGGATCGGCCCGGAGCTATCGGATCGGATTGTCGAGGCGAGGGATTTCGCGTCGGTCGACGACGTTTCCCGGGTCAAGGGGATCGGGCCGAAGACGATCGAGGACCTGCGACCGCTCGTGGAGGCTCGGGGGGGGTAG
- a CDS encoding HD-GYP domain-containing protein yields MERPEVILIADDEDAGRKAIESAITGQGYEILRARDGLEALELSAEREPDLALVDVMMPQMDGIEVCRRFRSDRRLRELPLLLVTALDDRSIRLAGLEAGADDFLGKPIDRAEVRTRVRGILRLNRFRKIRDSHARLAAAYDETLEGWASLLDLRDRETEGHSRRVTGLTVALASGAGISGEELDHVRRGALLHDIGKMGIPDAILQKPGRLDPEEWELMKQHPRLAFEMLSGIDFLLPALEIPRWHHERFDGGGYPDGLAGPRIPLAARLFAVVDVWDALSNDRVYRRAWPRDRVLAHLRAESGRHFDPGAVDRFLRMEADGLVDRVAREAQDSPLRAGRAGGDLRSPTSAFPGVLPQPGPAVATGGGPTDAPGRPGRCELPVIPAAIAVG; encoded by the coding sequence ATGGAACGCCCCGAGGTGATCCTGATCGCCGATGACGAGGACGCCGGCCGCAAGGCCATCGAGTCGGCGATCACCGGGCAGGGCTACGAGATCCTCCGGGCCCGGGACGGGCTGGAGGCGCTGGAACTCTCCGCGGAGAGGGAACCCGACCTCGCCCTGGTGGACGTGATGATGCCCCAGATGGACGGCATCGAGGTCTGCCGTCGGTTCCGGTCCGACCGGAGGCTCCGGGAGCTGCCGCTGCTGCTGGTGACGGCCCTGGACGACCGCTCGATCAGGCTCGCCGGCCTGGAGGCCGGGGCCGACGACTTCCTCGGCAAGCCGATCGACCGGGCCGAGGTCCGCACCCGGGTCCGGGGCATCCTCCGGCTCAACCGGTTCCGCAAGATCCGGGACTCGCACGCCCGGCTGGCCGCCGCCTACGACGAGACGCTGGAGGGGTGGGCGAGCCTGCTGGACCTGCGGGACCGCGAGACCGAGGGGCACAGCCGGAGGGTCACCGGCCTGACGGTCGCCCTGGCCTCGGGGGCGGGGATCTCGGGGGAGGAACTGGACCACGTCCGGCGCGGGGCCCTGCTGCACGACATCGGCAAGATGGGCATCCCCGACGCCATCCTCCAGAAGCCCGGCCGGCTGGACCCCGAGGAATGGGAGTTGATGAAGCAGCACCCGAGGCTGGCCTTCGAGATGCTCTCAGGGATCGACTTCCTGCTGCCGGCGCTGGAGATCCCGCGCTGGCACCACGAGCGGTTCGACGGCGGCGGCTACCCCGACGGCCTGGCCGGGCCGCGGATCCCGCTGGCCGCCCGGCTCTTCGCGGTGGTCGACGTCTGGGACGCGCTGTCGAACGACCGGGTGTACCGCCGGGCCTGGCCGAGGGACCGGGTGCTGGCCCATCTCCGGGCCGAGTCGGGCCGGCACTTCGACCCGGGGGCGGTGGATCGGTTCCTGAGAATGGAGGCCGACGGGCTGGTCGACCGGGTGGCCCGGGAGGCCCAGGACTCGCCGCTGAGGGCCGGTCGGGCCGGGGGCGATCTCCGATCGCCGACCTCGGCCTTCCCGGGCGTCCTGCCGCAGCCCGGCCCGGCCGTGGCGACCGGGGGTGGTCCGACGGATGCCCCCGGGCGCCCGGGGCGATGCGAGCTGCCGGTGATCCCGGCGGCGATCGCAGTGGGATGA